Part of the Ignavibacteria bacterium genome, GGTGTACCGCTTGAAGCGAGAATAAGTCACCAATCCAGGAGATAATAACAACAATCAACGCCAACAAACCGAACAACGTAGCCGGATGTGGAAGTTTATTACCTATGATTTCAATGTAATCAAGAGATTTAGAAAAGATTTTCGAAAAGATAGTTTTCATTCTCAAGTATTCCTTTTGTCAAATTGAATAAAATCTCTGCAAAGATAGGGCATTTGATAAGAAGATGAAAATTGAAATTTGAATATGCAGGATATTTATCTATATTAGAAAAGAAACAAAAACCTTTAAGTCTGCTCAGTGAGGCAGATAAGGAAATATGAAAAAGAGTTTAATAAATATGGGATCCCGATTGGCAAAGCTGGTCGGGATTTTTTTATGCAAATAAAAGCAAAACTAATCGATCATGAAAATTTAACTCGCACGATTACCCGGTTGGCTCATGAAATTATCGAACGTAATTATGGCGCAAAAAATATTGCCATTGTTGGAATTCAAACTCGCGGTGAATTTTTAGCAAGACGCATTTGTAATAAAATTTCTGAGATGGAAGGATTCGAAATCCCCTTTGGAGTTTTAAATATCACACTTTACAGAGACGATGTGCGAGTAAAAATGACACAGCCGGAAGTTAAAGCAACCAATATACTTTTTGATATTACTGATAAGGACATAATTCTTGTGGATGACGTTTTGTATACAGGACGAACTGCACGCTCTGCTATGGATGCTTTGACTGATCTCGGTAGATATGCATCAATTCAATATGTAGTGCTCGTAGACCGTGGTCATCGTGAACTTCCAATAAAAGCTGATTTTGTTGGAAAGAATATTCCAACTTCTATCAATGAAGAAGTAAAAGTTAAACTCGTTGAAGTAGATGGCGAGGATGCAGTTTATTTAGTTGAAAGTACAGGTCATGATTAATGCTTAATAATAATCATTGCCAGACTAATGGAGT contains:
- the pyrR gene encoding bifunctional pyr operon transcriptional regulator/uracil phosphoribosyltransferase PyrR, whose translation is MQIKAKLIDHENLTRTITRLAHEIIERNYGAKNIAIVGIQTRGEFLARRICNKISEMEGFEIPFGVLNITLYRDDVRVKMTQPEVKATNILFDITDKDIILVDDVLYTGRTARSAMDALTDLGRYASIQYVVLVDRGHRELPIKADFVGKNIPTSINEEVKVKLVEVDGEDAVYLVESTGHD